A genomic region of Oceanispirochaeta sp. contains the following coding sequences:
- a CDS encoding DUF1064 domain-containing protein, translating into MYRSKYNAKKIVIDGIKFDSQKEGKRYQELKWLETDGQIHSLELQPKFEIVSRIKWNGKTLAKRSYKADFKYYLVSAGMWVVEDVKGFLTPVYTLKRQIFLNLYPDYLFIET; encoded by the coding sequence ATGTACCGATCAAAATACAACGCCAAAAAGATTGTAATTGACGGCATCAAGTTTGACTCACAGAAAGAGGGGAAGCGGTATCAGGAATTAAAATGGCTTGAGACAGATGGACAGATCCATAGCCTAGAATTACAGCCGAAGTTTGAAATAGTTTCACGTATTAAATGGAATGGTAAAACATTGGCAAAGCGATCATATAAAGCTGATTTCAAGTATTACCTTGTCAGCGCTGGGATGTGGGTAGTTGAAGATGTCAAGGGATTTTTGACTCCTGTCTACACTCTGAAAAGACAGATATTCCTGAATCTTTACCCTGACTATTTATTTATCGAAACATAA